The genomic region TCGCCGTGATGGCCCCGATCAGGGGGCAGCGGATCGGCTCGCCGCCGTTCTCGGGGTGGTAGATCCGCTCGTTGAGGTAGCCCAGCGTCTCGTTCAGCGCCGCCGTGGAGCACTTGAAGATCTCGTCGATGAACGCGACGTGCGCGGTGGTGGCGCGGCCGTCGTAGACCTGGCGGTACTCGCCCCGGGCGAGCGCGGCGACGTCGATGGGACCGAACATCCTCGTCGGCGCGGTGAACTTCGACAGCAGGATCTCCCAGTAGGCCGCGCCGTCGATCCGGCCCGTGAGCTCCCGCGCCATCTCGGACTTCGCCGTCCCGGGCGGACCGAGCAATAGCGAGTGCTGCCCGGCCAGCAGCGCCACGACCAGCGTCCGCACGACGTCGGCCCGCTCGTAGAACCGCTCCGACATCTCGTCGCCGATCATCCGCAGCTTCTTGGCGGTGTCCTCCGCGTCCACGTTCAACTCCTCGCCTGCGCGCCCCTGCCGGGCTGCCGGGACGGCCCGTCCCCCCAAAGCTATGCCGAAGTGGCAGGCGGCCGACGGTGATTACGGCGGGCCGGACGCCTCTGCCCTGGGCAGAAGCAGGGCCGTCGCCTCCGTCGAGCCGTCTACGCTCGCCCTCCCCGACCCGAGGGAGACAGGGAGAGTCATGGAGACGATCACCGGTACCGCGGCCGGAGTTCCGTTCACCGCGCTCCCGCCGGCCGGAGCTGCCGACGGTCCCGCGCCGTTGCTCGTGACCTGGCACATGCTGGACGCGCCGCGCACGGACGCGGCGTTCGCGGCCGCCCTGCCCATGACCGGGGTGCCCGCCTGGCGGATCCACCTGGGCATGCCGATGTGTGGCGCGCGGATGGTCGACGGCCGTGTCGACGCCGCCCTCCGACGTGCCCGCGAGGACGCGCTGTTGTCCTTCCTGGCCCCGTTCGCCCGTCAGGCCGCCGACGAGTTCCCGGCCGCGCTCGCCGCGCTGCGCGAGCAACTGCCCGTCGACGACGGGCCGGTCGGTCTCCTCGGCGCCTCGCTCGGCGGAGCCGTGGCGTTGCGGGTGCTCACCACGCGGCGGATTCCGGTCCGGGCGGTCGCCCTGGTCAACCCCGCCGTGCGGATACGCTCCGCCGTCGAACGCGTCCAGGACCTCACCGGACAGGTGTACCGGTGGACCGAGGAGTCCCGTGGGGCCGCCGACGAACTGGACTTCGTCGCCCGTGCCGGAGACCTCACCGCCCACCCGCCGCTGCTGCTCGTCAGCGGGGAGCGCGACCACCCGGAGTTCCGCACGGACGCCGCCGCCCTGGTCGACGCACTGCGCGAGCGGTACGCGCGCCCGGACGAGGTCGAGCTGATCACCGTGCCGGACCTGGCGCACCCGCTGGCCGCCGAACCCGGCCTGGAACCGGCTCCGCAGCTGCCTGCCGCCCGGGCCGTCGACGACGTCCTGACGCGGTGGTTCCGCCGGCGACTCAGCCGCTGAGGACGAGCCGCTCGAAGGGCGACGGCCGGCAAATGGATTGCGGCCCCGCTGCCCGCGCCGCTAGCGT from Streptomyces chartreusis NRRL 3882 harbors:
- a CDS encoding prolyl oligopeptidase family serine peptidase, whose translation is METITGTAAGVPFTALPPAGAADGPAPLLVTWHMLDAPRTDAAFAAALPMTGVPAWRIHLGMPMCGARMVDGRVDAALRRAREDALLSFLAPFARQAADEFPAALAALREQLPVDDGPVGLLGASLGGAVALRVLTTRRIPVRAVALVNPAVRIRSAVERVQDLTGQVYRWTEESRGAADELDFVARAGDLTAHPPLLLVSGERDHPEFRTDAAALVDALRERYARPDEVELITVPDLAHPLAAEPGLEPAPQLPAARAVDDVLTRWFRRRLSR